One part of the Larimichthys crocea isolate SSNF chromosome XIX, L_crocea_2.0, whole genome shotgun sequence genome encodes these proteins:
- the LOC104926400 gene encoding beta-1,3-galactosyltransferase 1 has translation MPSKVSCLYLLTVVCWASALWYLSVSRPSTSYGGQMTIPVRKAPKANKNSTFSNIRTRSLNPHDFGYLINEDKKCEAEPPFLVILISTTHKEFDARQAIRETWGDESTFPDVRVVTLFLLGRSTDGVLNQMVEQESQIFHDIVVEDFIDSYHNLTLKTLMGMRWVATFCSKAQYVLKTDSDIFVNMENLIYNLLKPTTKPRRRYFTGYVINGGPIRDMRSKWYMPRDLYPESKYPPFCSGTGYVFSADVAELIYKTSLHTRLLHLEDVYVGVCLRKLGIHPFQNSGFNHWKMAYSLCRYRRVVTVHQISPEEMHRIWNDMTSKKHLKC, from the coding sequence ATGCCTTCTAAGGTCTCCTGCTTATACTTGCTGACAGTGGTTTGCTGGGCCAGCGCTCTGTGGTACCTGAGTGTGTCCCGCCCCTCCACGTCCTACGGGGGCCAGATGACCATCCCCGTACGCAAAGCGCCCAAGGCCAACAAGAACTCCACCTTCAGCAACATCCGCACGCGCTCGCTCAACCCGCACGACTTCGGCTACCTCATCAACGAGGACAAGAAGTGCGAGGCGGAGCCACCGTTCCTCGTCATTCTGATCAGCACCACCCACAAGGAATTCGACGCCCGTCAGGCCATCAGAGAGACATGGGGTGACGAGAGCACCTTTCCGGACGTGCGCGTGGTCACGCTCTTCTTGTTGGGCCGCAGCACTGATGGTGTCCTCAACCAGATGGTGGAGCAGGAGAGTCAGATCTTTCACGACATCGTGGTGGAGGATTTTATTGACTCTTACCACAACCTGACGCTCAAGACGCTGATGGGCATGCGCTGGGTGGCCACGTTTTGCTCTAAGGCTCAGTATGTCCTCAAGACGGACAGTGACATCTTTGTCAACATGGAGAACCTCATCTACAACCTCTTGAAGCCCACCACCAAGCCCAGGAGGAGGTACTTCACTGGCTACGTCATCAACGGCGGGCCAATCAGAGACATGCGCAGCAAGTGGTACATGCCCAGGGATCTGTACCCAGAGAGCAAGTACCCGCCCTTCTGCTCCGGCACCGGCTACGTCTTCTCGGCGGACGTTGCCGAGCTCATATACAAAACCTCCTTACACACCAGGCTGCTGCACCTGGAGGACGTGTACGTCGGCGTGTGCCTCCGTAAGCTAGGCATCCACCCTTTCCAGAACAGCGGCTTCAACCACTGGAAGATGGCCTACAGCCTTTGCCGCTACCGCCGGGTGGTCACCGTCCACCAGATCTCCCCCGAGGAGATGCACCGCATCTGGAACGACATGACCAGCAAGAAACACCTTAAATGTTAG